The following coding sequences are from one Mytilus trossulus isolate FHL-02 chromosome 8, PNRI_Mtr1.1.1.hap1, whole genome shotgun sequence window:
- the LOC134727884 gene encoding uncharacterized protein LOC134727884 — MFRIYGNIISDQERRGLIEEVNDETLTENLIHYIPHHDVKKDSTTTPIRIVYNCNCKANSYSASLNDCLAEYQPMMNDLTTILTRRIFRMEKYTVTADVEKAFLHI, encoded by the coding sequence ATGTTCCGAATATATGGAAATATAATATCTGACCAAGAACGGAGAGGTTTAATAGAAGAGGTAAACGATGAGACTCTTACTGAAAATCTTATTCATTATATACCACATCACGATGTCAAGAAGGATTCCACAACCACGCCTATACGAATAGTTTATAACTGTAACTGTAAAGCAAATTCTTACAGCGCTAGTCTCAACGATTGTTTAGCAGAATACCAGCCTATGATGAACGACCTTACTACAATTTTGACACGGAGAATTTTTAGAATGGAGAAATATACAGTGACAGCCGATGTAGAGAAAGCATTTCTACACATCTAA